Below is a genomic region from Amycolatopsis sp. 195334CR.
TCCACTTGGGACTGGATGAGGAACACGGCTTCGGTGAGCTCGGCGCCACGCAGGTCCGCGTCGCGGAAGTCGGCACCGATCACGTCGGCGAGCCGCAGGTCCGCGCCGCGCAGATCGGCCCCGATCAGGTAGGCGCCCCGCAGGTTGGCCCCGGCCAGCTTGGCGTTCTTCAGCCGCGCGCCGATGAGGTCGGCGCCGCGGTGGTTCTTCTTCTTGCCCGCCACCGAAGCACGGGCGAGTTCACTGGCCCGCGACAGCAGCACGTTCGCCTCTTCGCGCAACCCGGCGACGTCGGTTTCCAGCAGCGTTTCCGGATTTTCCCCGGTACGCAGGTCGATCCGCTCGCGGATCTCGTGCAATCCACTGTGGACCTTCTTCGCCTGCGGCAGGGCGAGCGCTTCGGTCAGGTAGTAGAGCAACTCGTGCAGGTGCCGCATAACCGGGAAGACCTCGAACATCTCCTTCGCGGTTTCCGGGGCCCGGCGCCAGTCGCGCCCGCCGTAGGTGAGCTGCGCGACCTTCTGACCCGCGCCGAAGCAGTCGTAGACCGTGCAGCCGGGGAAACCCCGCGGCCGCAGCTCGGTGTGGATCCCGCAGCGGAAGTCTTCGAGCAGGTTGGGGCACGCGCGCCCGGCCGGTTTGTCGATGGCGAAATCAGCGGATTTCGCGAACGCGGGTGCCACGCAGCACAACGCGAAGCACTGTGCGCAGTCGGCCCGCAGCGCACTGCGGTCTAGCTCGGGCAAAACGGGCTCCAGCCGGGGTTCTCACGAGGACGTCCGGCCGAGTTTACTCGCTGACCAGGAGGAAGATCGCGGTGCAGCGGGCGATCACCTGCTCCTCGGTGAAGTCGAGGTCGCCGTCGAGCCACGCGGTCAGCGTCTGCGACAGCCCGCCGACCAGGAATTCGGTGTCCAGTTCCAGTGTGGCGTCCTTGGCGGCCCCGTAGAACACCCTGGCTTGCGTGCCGAGCAACCCGGCGAACATGCGGGCCGACGCCGCGCGCCGCTCGGCCAGTACCGCGAGGGTGAGCTTCGGCGAGAACAGCAGCCTGCCCCGGCGCGGGTCCTCGGCGACCAGCCGGACGATGTTGGCCAGCCCGGCCCGGACCTTGGTGTGCGCGTCGTCGGGCGCGCTCTGCACCGCGGCGAGCGTGGTCTCGGCGATCTCGGCGACGACGTGGTCGAACACCGCGGCGGCCAGCGCGTCCCGGTCGGCGAAGCTCTCGTAGAAGTACCTGGCCGCGAGCCCGGCCGCC
It encodes:
- a CDS encoding pentapeptide repeat-containing protein; its protein translation is MPELDRSALRADCAQCFALCCVAPAFAKSADFAIDKPAGRACPNLLEDFRCGIHTELRPRGFPGCTVYDCFGAGQKVAQLTYGGRDWRRAPETAKEMFEVFPVMRHLHELLYYLTEALALPQAKKVHSGLHEIRERIDLRTGENPETLLETDVAGLREEANVLLSRASELARASVAGKKKNHRGADLIGARLKNAKLAGANLRGAYLIGADLRGADLRLADVIGADFRDADLRGAELTEAVFLIQSQVDSARGDGSTGLPPSLAAPAHWG
- a CDS encoding TetR/AcrR family transcriptional regulator; this translates as METSPLRVYGGVAGGDRQAERRAQFVAAGFDLLGTEGTLTVRGACKAAGLAARYFYESFADRDALAAAVFDHVVAEIAETTLAAVQSAPDDAHTKVRAGLANIVRLVAEDPRRGRLLFSPKLTLAVLAERRAASARMFAGLLGTQARVFYGAAKDATLELDTEFLVGGLSQTLTAWLDGDLDFTEEQVIARCTAIFLLVSE